GACGGTTTCGGCGTCCGCACCGGGTATTGTGGCATGGAGACCATCGGTGTCGGCATAGAGGACCTTAAAGCCGTATTTTTCCTCCAGCTCACGTATGACGGTCTCAATGTACTCCCTGCCCCAGGCAGTAACGCTCTCGGCACACTCCTTGCAGTACCACCTGGCCCGGGCATAGCCGTAGTAGCCGTAATAGCTGTTGTGAGCATACAGCATTCCAAATCCAGCCAAAAAGTTCTCGTTCTCCTCAACGCTCAGGTCGTAGACGTAGCCGTCGTAGTCCTCTACCGTGACTTTCTCAACTTTATCGAGCACGATATCTCCCTCAAGGAGCCAAAAAAGTCTATTGGCTTTCCTTGCGTCAAGTTCGCCCTTCTCAACTCTTTCCATGAGTTTCGCGGGACTCATGTTCTTCTGGAACCGTTTTCCAAAGATGTCCTCTAATATCTCCTTTGGAATCACGTGAGAGTAGTAGGCGTTCTTTTTCTTACTGTTGCCGAGGAACGGAAGCTCCTCATTAACGAGAACCCTGTAAACCCCGCTGTCAAACCTTATCTTGACGGCAGAAACTCCAAGAGAGTTGAGTAAGATAACCAGACCGTTTACCAGCTCCTCGCTCTTTGTGGAAAGCCTAGCCCTCTTGCTCGGATGGAGGTCACCGTCTCCAATGAAGTAGCCCTCAAGGAAGGCCCAGCGCACGCTCTCCAGGGATGTAAATATAACCTCAGGAACCCGTTTGTTTTCAGCCAGAGTACCGCAAAGGCTCTCAAAGAGCACGTAGGCCATTTTCCTTGGTATCTCGACGTAGTTCTTTCCGCGTCTCACCTTTCCGAAGAATTTGGAGGCGAGCCTTTCCATATCGTCGAGAACCCTCTGGTCGTTGTTGTAAAGCTTAACCGAATAGCTCCACCCATTCTTTTGGTTCCTCTGCTTTCTTGCGTAACCTTCACTGACGTAGTAGCCGAGGAGTTTTGCAAAGTCTTCGTTGACTTCAATAAGAGGCTCCACCCTGAGGCCGTTGAGGGTTCCAACCTTCCACTCCCTGAGCTCTTTCTCTGGCATAAACCTTATCTTATCCCTAAGATCATCGAAGTGCACAAGATACTCCCTCTTGTTGCCGTTGTACTTCACCTTCTCGGCGAGAACTTCGTAAAGCCTTCTGTAATTCCTCAGGGCTTCCTCGTTATTCACCTCGTAGCCAATTTTCCTGAGCCTGACGTAGCCGAGATTTTGGAGGTGTTTGAGGTATCTCCGGGCGGTTCTGGGTCTCTTCTCTTCTCCGAAAATCCAGCGAAGGGTTCTCAGCATGCCTTTAAAGAAGTTCTTGCGTCCTTTAACCGGAATCGTCAGCACAATGTCAGCGGTCTCTTCTTCAGGGAGGCTGAGGAGGATCTCTACAAGGTTTATCCTCTCGTGCCTTTCTGGGAGATTAATCCTTCTTGGAACAGCTATAAAGTCCCCGGGTTTTATTTTTCCACCGGCAATTTCAACAAGCTCCCCGTTTCTGACTGTGAACAGGCTGTGTCCCTCTGTGACCTTGATCTTCCTTCCCGACGAAAGCTTTATGTCGTATACTTTCCCACGATAGCGGTGCCGTATGAGGGCTTTGACGGACTTTACCTCGGACATCTTAGTTTTTCTGTTAAAGGAAATTGTCTCCACGCCCGAAACTTCAAGAACCTCAGTTCTATCACTTTTCAGGGGCTTTCTTTCCTTCATCGCCCTATCCGCAAAATCGCCGATTCTCACCAATTTGACCCTTCCATCAATAAGCAGAGGGATCCACTCATCTGGCAGAATGCTGTTTGCAAGTATCTTAATAGCCCGCTGCCTGTAATCGAGGAGTTTCTTCTCTATCGGGTCCACTGTGGCCTTCATGCGCTTCTTTATCTTCTGCCTCTCGTCGAGCAGGTCACCGAGCAGGCTGGGAATGAAGCCCGGGAAGTCCTTACAAAAGCGATGCCCTACCTGCGGGGCCTCGTCGTACTCCTTACAGCCCTCTCGGTTGAGTGTATCGGGGGAAACGTTGTGGGTGATGATTATCGAGGGATACAGGGAGCGGAAGTCCAGATACACGATGTTCTCCCATAATCCCCTCTCGGGCTCTTTGACGTAGCCGCCAGCATAGCTCTGGCGTCTCCTCGCTAGTTCCCTCTCGCTGGGCTTGTTTGGAACCAGCTCGTTCCTCTCGTAGGCCTTCCTCAGGAGGAACCACTCAACAAGGTTGCCGGTGCTCGAGCGCGAGACGTCCCAGAGGCTCTGGCCTATAAGTCTTGAAAGCTGGGCTTCCATCGGGAAGAACTCCCTGCCGAGTTCAAAGGTGACCTTCGCGTCCTCCATGGAGTAGCGCGCAACGCGCTCAAGCCCCTCTCCCGTCTCCCAGGCGGTGGTTATCTCCTCGGGATAGACCTTTTCCTTCGGCTTCCCAAAGACGGCCTCGTAAACTGCCTCAAGGGTGTAGGTCGGAAGGTTTATCGTCCTCCTTATGACGGGGTACAGATCGAAGTGGATCCTTCCCTTCACCTCGACGGCGAAGCGGTCTCCCATTCTCTGTATCTTAGGCTCGCTCCCATCCCTGCCCAGTGTGAACTTTATACCGAGCCTTTCGCACCGTTTCTTGAGGTAGGCGAAGTCGAAGTTGTCGCCGTTGTAGGTTATGAGAACGTCCGGATCCTTCTCCTTCACAACCTTGAGGAAGCGCTTTATCATCTCCTTCTCGGTGGAGACGACATCGACATAGGGAAGGTCGATCTTCTTCCAGGTTATAACGCGCGCCTCGCTCTCGTCGGCGTAGCTTATCATAAGAATAGGCCCAATCCCGAACTCCTCGCCCTCGTGGTAGAGCGTCTCGATATCGAAGGCCAGCATCTTGAGCTCCTCGTCGCCCTCCATCGGGATGAGGCCCTTATCGATGAGGTAGCGCTTGGCGAAGGGGATGTCGTACTCGTAGATGTCTATGACAGCGGGATGCCTCCTTATCTCGTCTCGAATGGCAGGCACGTCCTGGGGATGGGTGAAGTAGAGCTTCCAGACCTCTATCGGCCTGCCGAGGAACTTCTTTTTCACCTTCTCGGCGCGCTTGACCTTAACAGCCTTTCCATGGCGCTCCACGGTTATCTTCTTCACTTCATCGATGGCAGAATCGTCCTTAAGGAGTGCATAGATGTAAGGCTCAAAGTTCCGGTCGTACTCTATC
The Thermococcus sp. genome window above contains:
- a CDS encoding DNA polymerase domain-containing protein; protein product: MILDVDYITEDGKPVIRIFKKENGEFKIEYDRNFEPYIYALLKDDSAIDEVKKITVERHGKAVKVKRAEKVKKKFLGRPIEVWKLYFTHPQDVPAIRDEIRRHPAVIDIYEYDIPFAKRYLIDKGLIPMEGDEELKMLAFDIETLYHEGEEFGIGPILMISYADESEARVITWKKIDLPYVDVVSTEKEMIKRFLKVVKEKDPDVLITYNGDNFDFAYLKKRCERLGIKFTLGRDGSEPKIQRMGDRFAVEVKGRIHFDLYPVIRRTINLPTYTLEAVYEAVFGKPKEKVYPEEITTAWETGEGLERVARYSMEDAKVTFELGREFFPMEAQLSRLIGQSLWDVSRSSTGNLVEWFLLRKAYERNELVPNKPSERELARRRQSYAGGYVKEPERGLWENIVYLDFRSLYPSIIITHNVSPDTLNREGCKEYDEAPQVGHRFCKDFPGFIPSLLGDLLDERQKIKKRMKATVDPIEKKLLDYRQRAIKILANSILPDEWIPLLIDGRVKLVRIGDFADRAMKERKPLKSDRTEVLEVSGVETISFNRKTKMSEVKSVKALIRHRYRGKVYDIKLSSGRKIKVTEGHSLFTVRNGELVEIAGGKIKPGDFIAVPRRINLPERHERINLVEILLSLPEEETADIVLTIPVKGRKNFFKGMLRTLRWIFGEEKRPRTARRYLKHLQNLGYVRLRKIGYEVNNEEALRNYRRLYEVLAEKVKYNGNKREYLVHFDDLRDKIRFMPEKELREWKVGTLNGLRVEPLIEVNEDFAKLLGYYVSEGYARKQRNQKNGWSYSVKLYNNDQRVLDDMERLASKFFGKVRRGKNYVEIPRKMAYVLFESLCGTLAENKRVPEVIFTSLESVRWAFLEGYFIGDGDLHPSKRARLSTKSEELVNGLVILLNSLGVSAVKIRFDSGVYRVLVNEELPFLGNSKKKNAYYSHVIPKEILEDIFGKRFQKNMSPAKLMERVEKGELDARKANRLFWLLEGDIVLDKVEKVTVEDYDGYVYDLSVEENENFLAGFGMLYAHNSYYGYYGYARARWYCKECAESVTAWGREYIETVIRELEEKYGFKVLYADTDGLHATIPGADAETVKKKAREFLNYINPKLPGLLELEYEGFYRRGFFVTKKKYAVIDEEGKITTRGLEIVRRDWSEIAKETQARVLEAILRHGDVEEAVRIVKEVTEKLSKYEVPPEKLVIHEQITRELKDYKATGPHVAIAKRLAAKGIKIRPGTVISYIVLRGSGRIGDRAIPFDEFDPTKHRYDADYYIENQVLPAVERILKAFGYKKEDLRYQKTRQVGLGAWLQPKGKK